The Curtobacterium herbarum genome contains the following window.
CGTCAGCCGCAGGTCCGTCAGCGACCGGAGCCACGCCTGCTCGTCCGTCCGGGTGAGCGCGCCCTCGCGGGCGCCGGTCAGCCACTCGTGGACGACGGCCGCGTTCGCGGACTTGGCGCTCCGCAGGTCCTCCTGCGTGAAGCGGCGGAACTCGGCGCTGGCCTCGTCGTCCTCGGGGTACGCGTCCGGGAACATCCGGACCGCCACCGGGTCCGTCGCCAGGTCGTGGTCCAGGACCTGGCGCAGCTGCTCGACCAGCGAGGTGAGGACGGCGCGCTCGCCGGCGGCCAGCCCGAGGTGCACGCCGTCGGCACGGCGGACGAAGGGGATCACGCGGCGGGGGCCCGGTCGACGGTCGCCTGCAGGCCGTAGCCGTGCATGGCCTCCACGTGGCGTTCCATCTCCTCGCGGTGCCCGGTCGCGACGACCGCCCGGCCGTCGGAGTCGACCTGGTGCATCAGCCGCTCCGCCTTCGCCCGTGGGAAGCCGAAGTAGGACTCGAAGACGTAGGTGACGTACGACATCAGGTTGACCGGGTCGTCCCACACGACGGTCGTCCACGGGACGTCCGCGCGCACCGAGGTCCGCTCGTCGACGTCCGGACTCAGCATGGTCATGGAGTCAAGGGTGACACGAACCGGTGGCCTCGGTACGATCGAGGGGTCGCGACTGGCGTTGGATGGGTCACCATCGGGGAGCGACACCTGACACGGTGCGCGGCCGTACGCCTGGGCCGCAACCAATCGTCCACCCCGTCGTGCGTCTGCTCGGCGGTGTCGCGCTCCGGCGCGCCAGACAACGAGGAGTCCCGTGTCCATCACCGACCTGTCGCCCGCAGCGACGCAGTCATCCTTCAACGCCCCCCTGTCCGAGGTCGACCCGGAGATCGCCGCCGTCCTGCAGCAGGAGCTCGGGCGTCAGCGTGACTTCCTCGAGATGATCGCGTCCGAGAACTTCGTGCCGCGCGCGATCCTCGAGTCCCAGGGCTCCGTCCTGACGAACAAGTACGCCGAGGGCTACCCCGGCAAGCGCTACTACGGCGGCTGCGAGTACGTCGACGTCGCCGAGCAGCTCGCCATCGACCGTGCCAAGGCGCTCTTCGGTGCCGCGTACGCCAACGTCCAGCCGCACTCCGGCGCGACGGCGAACGCCGCGGTGCTGCACGCGATCGCCTCGGCCGGGGACACCATCCTCGGGCTCGAGCTCGCGCACGGTGGTCACCTCACCCACGGCATGAAGCTCAACTTCTCCGGCCGGATCTACAACGCCGTCTCGTACGGCGTCGACCCGGAGACCTTCGAGGTCGACTACGACGACATCCGCGCCAAGGCCATCGAGCACCAGCCGAAGGTCCTCATCGCCGGTTGGTCGGCGTACCCGCGCCAGCTCGACTTCGCGAAGTTCCGCGAGATCGCGGACGAGGTCGGCGCCAAGCTCTGGGTCGACATGGCCCACTTCGCGGGTCTCGTCGCCGCGGGCCTGCACCCGTCGCCGGTCCCGCACGCGCACGTCGTCTCCTCGACGGTGCACAAGACCCTCGCCGGCCCCCGCTCGGGCATCATCCTGTCCAACGACGAGACGCTGTTCAAGAAGCTGAACTCGGCCGTGTTCCCGGGGCAGCAGGGCGGTCCGCTGATGCACGTCATCGCGGCGAAGGCCACCGCGTTCCTGCTCGCCGGCACCCCGGAGTTCAAGGACCGCCAGGAGCGCACGATCCGCGGCGCCCAGGCCCTCGCGGCCCGTCTGACGCAGCCGGACGCGAAGGCTGCCGGCATCGACGTCCTCACCGGCGGCACCGACGTGCACCTGGTGCTCGTCGACCTGCGCGAGTCCGAGGTGGACGGCAAGCAGGCCGAGGACCTCCTGCACGACGTCGGCATCACCGTGAACCGCAACTCCGTGCCGTTCGACCCGCGTCCGCCGATGGTCACCTCGGGTGTCCGCATCGGCACGTCGGCGCTCGCCACCCGCGGGTTCGGCGACGCCG
Protein-coding sequences here:
- the glyA gene encoding serine hydroxymethyltransferase gives rise to the protein MSITDLSPAATQSSFNAPLSEVDPEIAAVLQQELGRQRDFLEMIASENFVPRAILESQGSVLTNKYAEGYPGKRYYGGCEYVDVAEQLAIDRAKALFGAAYANVQPHSGATANAAVLHAIASAGDTILGLELAHGGHLTHGMKLNFSGRIYNAVSYGVDPETFEVDYDDIRAKAIEHQPKVLIAGWSAYPRQLDFAKFREIADEVGAKLWVDMAHFAGLVAAGLHPSPVPHAHVVSSTVHKTLAGPRSGIILSNDETLFKKLNSAVFPGQQGGPLMHVIAAKATAFLLAGTPEFKDRQERTIRGAQALAARLTQPDAKAAGIDVLTGGTDVHLVLVDLRESEVDGKQAEDLLHDVGITVNRNSVPFDPRPPMVTSGVRIGTSALATRGFGDAEFAEVADIIALTLMPNPDVAALSARVKTLTDAFPLYA
- the clpS gene encoding ATP-dependent Clp protease adapter ClpS; translated protein: MTMLSPDVDERTSVRADVPWTTVVWDDPVNLMSYVTYVFESYFGFPRAKAERLMHQVDSDGRAVVATGHREEMERHVEAMHGYGLQATVDRAPAA
- a CDS encoding DUF2017 family protein, translated to MIPFVRRADGVHLGLAAGERAVLTSLVEQLRQVLDHDLATDPVAVRMFPDAYPEDDEASAEFRRFTQEDLRSAKSANAAVVHEWLTGAREGALTRTDEQAWLRSLTDLRLTIADRLGIVDRATADNGLDGDDGGVGLRDVYDWLGYVQEHLVVTISAR